Proteins co-encoded in one Capsicum annuum cultivar UCD-10X-F1 chromosome 9, UCD10Xv1.1, whole genome shotgun sequence genomic window:
- the LOC107842045 gene encoding myb family transcription factor PHL7: MPEKFRELPSSNMASNRSDCSSKERLKWTQELHDLFEKAVSQLGGPERATPKGILKVMGIPGLTIFHVKSHLQKYRMSKFVREDPAIGKSERKSISEILPNFSATAGAQLNEALQMHMDAHKRLNDHLEIQRNLKIKLEAQGRFLDRIMEEQKARASGSRPSLKSYSYSPLSLPSLCEESESNIKELEVGYDTEIDRFCCQARKRTRFEDDAALLNRRYNSTNLTYSPYEELQSSTLATYESPLLQYALFDSLL; the protein is encoded by the exons ATGCCTGAGAAATTCAGAGAGCTGCCAAGTTCCAATATGGCTTCAAATCGTTCCGATTGTTCATCGAAAGAGAGACTGAAATGGACACAAGAGCTTCATGATCTATTTGAGAAGGCAGTTAGTCAGCTTGGAGGTCCAGAAA GAGCAACACCAAAAGGAATTTTGAAAGTTATGGGGATTCCTGGTCTGACAATCTTCCATGTGAAAAGCCACCTACAG AAATACCGTATGTCAAAATTTGTCCGCGAAGATCCTGCTA TTGGCAAGTCCGAAAGGAAAAGCATATCTGAAATTTTGCCAAACTTCAGCGCTACAGC GGGAGCTCAGCTTAATGAAGCATTACAAATGCATATGGATGCACACAAACGATTAAATGATCATCTTGAG ATTCAAAGGAACTTGAAGATAAAACTTGAAGCACAAGGAAGGTTTCTAGACCGAATAATGGAAGAACAAAAAGCTCGTGCTTCGGGTTCTAGGCCAAGCCTAAAGTCCTATTCGTATTCACCCTTGTCATTACCATCTCTATGCGAGGAATCTGAATCAAACATTAAAGAACTGGAGGTTGGATATGATACCGAGATTGATAGATTTTGTTGTCAAGCACGAAAAAGGACTCGATTTGAGGACGACGCTGCATTATTAAATCGTCGATACAATAGTACTAATCTTACATATTCACCATATGAAGAATTACAATCGAGTACTCTTGCAACTTACGAGTCACCACTTTTGCAATATGCTTTATTTGATTCTCTTTTATAg